In Gopherus evgoodei ecotype Sinaloan lineage chromosome 21, rGopEvg1_v1.p, whole genome shotgun sequence, a single window of DNA contains:
- the LOC115638277 gene encoding olfactory receptor 14A16-like, with product MSNRTTVTEFLLLGFSNVRELQILHFMVFLVIYLAALMGNLLIITAVALNHHLHTPMYFFLANLSIIDLGSISVTIPKSMISSLMNTRVISYPECVAQIFLFVVLIAADLALLTIMAYNRYVIICQPLHYERVMNRKACVQMAASAWIISIVYSALHTGNTFSFPFCQSNVIDQFFCEIPQLLKIACSDWYLSEVALLAFSVFLGLNCFVFIIMSYVHIFKTVLRIPSEQGRNKAFSTCLPHLTVISLLLFTAMFDYLKFTSSSASNLDLLVGVLYAVMPPVMNPIIYSMRNKEIKAALKKLIVWRLFTKN from the coding sequence atgtccAATCGAACCACGGtgaccgagttccttctcctgggattttcTAATGTTCGGGAGCTGCAAATTTTGCACTTTAtggtgtttctagtgatttacctggcagccctgatgggaaatcttctcatcatcacagcCGTAGCCCTCAACCAccatcttcacacccccatgtacttcttcctggcgAATCTGTCAATCATAGACCTCGGttccatctctgtcaccatccccaaatccatgaTCAGTTCCCTCATGAACACCAGGGTGATTTCTTATCCAGAATGTGTCGCCCAAATCTTTCTCTTCGTAGTCTTAATTGCAGCTGATCTTGCCTTACTCACCATCATGGCGTATAACCGATACGTCatcatctgccaaccactgcactatgagagagTAATGAACAGGaaagcttgtgtccaaatggcagccagtgcctggattaTTAGTATTGTCTACTCTGCCCTGCACACCGGCAACAccttcagtttccctttctgcCAGTCCAATGTTAttgatcagttcttctgtgaaatcccccagctacTCAAGATCGCCTGCTCTGACTGGTACCTCAGTGAAGTTGCACTTCTTGCCTTTAGTGTGTTTTTAGGCTtaaactgctttgtttttattattatgtcTTATGTTCATATCTTCAAAACTGTGCTTagaatcccctctgagcagggccgAAATAAAGCCTTttccacctgccttcctcacctcacTGTGATCTCCTTGTTACTTTTCACTGCCATGTTTGACTATCTGAAATTCACCTCCAGCTCAGCATCTAATCTAGATCTCTTAGTGGGTGTTCTCTATGCTGTCATGCCTCCAGTGATGAATccgatcatctacagcatgagaaacaaggagatcaaagctgCATTGAAGAAACTGATTGTGTGGAGGTTATTCACCAAGAATTAA